The following proteins are encoded in a genomic region of Nitrospira sp.:
- a CDS encoding tetratricopeptide repeat protein — protein sequence MRKLPVITFLAFFIFPSEYAPASPPIAVSVEDLQSLQTQAVRGNAEAQNKLGKLYFLGQSVPQNSSTAREWFEKSAAQGNADAQNNLGFLYEKEQGNYAKAKEWYEKAAAQGHVAAQSNLGWLYANGRGLPQDYVRAYMWWSIAAAHSTGKEEESEESALDKLARRMTPTQIAEAQRLSQQCQAQKFVGC from the coding sequence ATGCGCAAGCTCCCCGTAATAACGTTCTTGGCTTTTTTCATTTTTCCCTCTGAGTATGCACCAGCTTCCCCACCGATTGCGGTTTCAGTAGAAGATCTGCAATCGCTACAAACACAGGCAGTCCGAGGCAACGCGGAGGCGCAGAACAAACTCGGGAAGCTGTACTTCCTGGGTCAGAGCGTCCCTCAGAACTCCTCAACGGCGCGGGAATGGTTCGAGAAATCTGCAGCCCAGGGCAACGCGGACGCACAGAACAACCTTGGGTTCCTGTATGAGAAGGAACAGGGCAACTATGCAAAGGCCAAAGAGTGGTACGAGAAAGCCGCAGCTCAGGGGCATGTGGCGGCACAGTCCAACCTCGGGTGGCTATATGCCAATGGGCGGGGTCTCCCACAGGATTATGTACGTGCGTATATGTGGTGGAGCATCGCAGCCGCCCACTCTACTGGTAAAGAGGAGGAGTCCGAAGAATCAGCACTAGACAAGCTCGCACGCCGGATGACTCCTACGCAGATTGCAGAAGCTCAGCGCCTCTCGCAACAGTGTCAGGCACAGAAGTTTGTGGGCTGTTGA